From the genome of Caldisericum sp.:
AGGAGGTAGTAATGGAAAATAATTGTGAGCCTAAAACATATGCCGGTTTTACAATAGGCCCTATTTACGAAGTTCTCGGAAGCGCAAGAAAAACAAGGGAGCTATGGTTTGGCTCTTATTTCTTTTCCTGGTTTATGGAAAAACTAATTGAGGAAATTTTAGAGTCCGACAATAAAAATATCCATTTCCTCTCACCATATATTAAAAAGCCATTTGGACTTAACAAATCTCCTACTGGCAAATATCACGACAGATTTATTTTGTGCTCGTCATTAGATAAAGAAAAACTTTTTGAAATAATAGAAAAGGCTTCAGACAACACCATTAATTACTTTGCAGAAATAATTGATGACTTAGTTAAAAACAGACAGAACGAAGAAATCAAAAGAAACTATTTAACTCCTGATGGTAAGGACAAAGTAAAAGAATTCCTCAGCTGGTATATTCAGCGTAACTTTGTTGTCGTAGATATAGATAAAGATGAATTAAATATCGGAGATACCGTAAAAAAGCCTTTTGCTTTCGTAAATAGCCTTCTCGATTCAATGGAGGAAAATAGAACATTCAAAACGGGAGTAAATGAATCGACCTGTTATGTCTGTAAAGTTTTGCCTGCAGCCATAAAGGCATACATCTATACAAAGGAAAAAGAAGAACCCGAAGAGGAACCTCTATGCCCTATGTGTTTCTTAAAACATTTTGCCCTATTTAGCGATGAAGTAAAGAAAAAAATCGGAAAAACCAACTTTAAGTTTCCATCAACTCTTGAAATATCTGCAAAAGAACTTCTTACGGAAAAAGTAAGAAATGAACTAAAAAATCAGACTGATAACTTTGAAAAAGATTTCGAATATAAGGATATTGAAAATACTTATAAAGAGGTATATGGAGATAGTAAAGAGATCAAAAAATATCTAAAAAAAGATTACTTTAAATATTTTGCAATTCTCCAGGCAGATGGGGATAACCTTGGAGAAACGCTAAAGCAACTTAATGAAAATAAAATTGAAGAACTTTCTCAGAAGTTACTTGATTTTTCAGAAGAAGCAGAGAGAATAATTAAAGATTATGAAGGTTATCCTATCTATATTGGTGGAGACGATATCCTCGCTTTAACAC
Proteins encoded in this window:
- the cas10 gene encoding type III-B CRISPR-associated protein Cas10/Cmr2, whose translation is MENNCEPKTYAGFTIGPIYEVLGSARKTRELWFGSYFFSWFMEKLIEEILESDNKNIHFLSPYIKKPFGLNKSPTGKYHDRFILCSSLDKEKLFEIIEKASDNTINYFAEIIDDLVKNRQNEEIKRNYLTPDGKDKVKEFLSWYIQRNFVVVDIDKDELNIGDTVKKPFAFVNSLLDSMEENRTFKTGVNESTCYVCKVLPAAIKAYIYTKEKEEPEEEPLCPMCFLKHFALFSDEVKKKIGKTNFKFPSTLEISAKELLTEKVRNELKNQTDNFEKDFEYKDIENTYKEVYGDSKEIKKYLKKDYFKYFAILQADGDNLGETLKQLNENKIEELSQKLLDFSEEAERIIKDYEGYPIYIGGDDILALTPVAVNMEDGNFKNVFNLAKELHNKYSEVLCGYGTTLSIGINIVYYKFPLSIALRDARNELFGVAKQKCEKNALAITYTVHSGDKHEIAFKFDDKDKENNEITLFGRLISDVLSDTIKIPQGLFYNLSRFSELLSYITDEKSLSNFFENNFNEPEHLEKYKQGLDRVKEYLEKVMLPCINFDKQGCGDKLSDNSGTSDEKSPYEKRIACMEEVLEKIKFIKFLYGEE